In Mugil cephalus isolate CIBA_MC_2020 chromosome 19, CIBA_Mcephalus_1.1, whole genome shotgun sequence, the genomic stretch AGGTGAGGTCGTAATACCTTTCTGTAACAACTGTAAACTTAAGCAGGCATTAAGTTTTACATAATTGGGGCGTTCCTTCTGCATGTGTAACTAGCTAGACTGGATTTGGAGCTGGAGCATCACGATGAAGGGTCAGTTACATATTCACATTGTTGGTTTGTCTCTGTTGCCTTGACCAGCTAATGGTAGCGGCAGCCATTAATGCTTCACTGTGATGCTAGGTAATACATCAGACCCTAGGCATGTATTTCTGTTTAGCTTGATGGATGCTATACACATGCAAtctgctacataaataaaagactaGTTACTGGTCAAGTgaactgtgtttatgtttgagAGCCAATAGACTCTTTTTCAGAATTACTTCATTGTTGCTCAAGCTAACCGTTGCTAAGCTGGTGTTGagcatgtgtatgtgttaaaTGTGCCATTTTGAAACACTTTTGATTAAGGTGACCATTTCATATATAGATTTTATTtgcataattatttattttataattactTGTTAATTTTCTCGACACAGATTCTCACAATTTCCTATCTGAAGACTAGAGTGAGATTTCCCGACATGGAGTGTGTTGACAGGGCTTCTACGGTAGAAAAATTATCTTAGCATCTCAGACCTCAAAGCAACTCATGTCCATAAAAACTCAATGACAAGTTAGCACTTTCACTAATAAGCATGGATATGAAGAAAAAGACAATTGACCCCTAACCTCTTTGCCAAGGGCCTCTTTCGCCTGCTttcctttctgcttcttttctttgctcGTCTCCGACTGACTTGACGAGATGCTGCGCAGGTCGGCCGGCAGCCCAAAGCATGTTGGGTTGCTGGAGAGAACAGAGTACACATGCAGCAAACAGTAGGCATCTGCCACTAGAAGGTTCAGAAGCGAGAGAacgagagaggaagagggggtgAATTTATTGGTTTGCGGTTTGTCAGGGGATATCAAAATAATCTCCGCTGCTCTATAGAGAGGCGAACAGGGGccatctgtctctgtcattgtctgtctgtgcatgcaTAATACCTTACCTGCATATCTAATTTGGCTGATGCGCAGTGGCCGCTTCTCCCAGTTGGACATCTGCTCTGTCTTGTCCAGGGGCCTTCCAAGGACCTGTTGTACGAGCAGACTGAGGCCTTTCTCTGCACAGTTCTCTCCCACCAGTACCTCTCTAGGGCCGTTCTGAGGCTGGTTGATCTTACTCCGTTGGATCTATAAGGCAATGCAAACACGTCAGAGTATTGAAATAAGAGTGTTTAAGAAATCTCTCAGATTCCCtgtgaaaaatattaataatgtaataaaaggaATCCAGCAGATGAGGAATAAACCTCGCCATCAGATAATATTTCAGCTACATTAAATTTACCTTTGGGAAACTATTATATAGTTTTAGACTGGAAATAGTGGTCAATTTCACATGaatctgttttgctttgttgaaaAATTGTTAAATTGGACATCATAACTGTAAATAACAACCATACTCTTGATAAATTAAACCTCTACTGATAAAGGAAGCTCTTAAATCTGGATTTAATTTCAAACTCATACCAGTGAAGGTATGTGAATGAAGAGATAATGTTACCTTTTGGTGTATACTAAGAAGATCAAGCATCCCCTCCATTTTCAGTGGCTCCTCTAATAACTGGTCCCAGGTGGCAGAGAGACACTTGAGATCCCCAGCTGTACCATAACCTGAATGTCAATAACAGGGAGAGAAGTGAGAGGTCGTGGTGTAAACAGAAAACCCTCTAATGTACTTGATTTTAGATTTGTCACTTGCTAACCTAGTTTCAGGATATTTCGTTCGGAGAACAAGTCTCTGATGAATCTAATAGTGTCTGGGTGTTGACAGAATCCAGTTGCACAGAGGTCTAGTAAGAAAACTTGGTCAGAAACTGCCAGCTGGATGAGGGAAACTCTTTGAGATAAGATACAGCCGAACGTAGGCTGCCACTCCATGTCAAGTCCTACTGTAACACCATCctaggaaaggaaaaaaaaacagaaggtgACATGTCAGCGTTAACAAATATTCACTCATAAGTTTAACTGTAAAAATAGTGAAACTAAATTGTTTTCTTGATTATGAAGCATTTTTTCCTCAGTACCTTGAGCACAATGCTTCGACATGGTTGTAGAGATTCCGGCGTGTCCACAAAGTGAACCTTGTCTCTGGTGAGTGGCACCTGGTAGAACTTCTGACAGTGAGACTGCGAAGGCACCCATCCCTCAGTTTGTCCCGAGTTACTCATACAAATCTGTCTGAGCGGAGGGGAGACGGGTGTTCTTTGTGTGAGCGTTTGTGAGTTCAGGTATTAAAGACGGCTTGAAAAGAGGCACAAAGCTGTTTAATTCCTATCCTATAATACAATATGGGAGAGGTTCGACATCAGACAAAGggtttttctgtctgtaaatattttaaattagagCTTAACGTAAATGTGGGGACAGTGCTGTAGTCATCAGTCTAAAAAGCTCCTCTTCTCTGACTGTTTTTGACgatcaaaacaaacagaacagcttGCGCAACTCAATCAGGTATTCAAATTGAGAAGTGAGGCAATGAAATATTGCCAAATAGTGTCAAAGTCCTTTATTTTCACAATCTCAAATTAAGTCTAATAgtgaaatagaaacaaaaatgcaaacagtcaaagaaaaacagtataAAACGCTTATTATTAGTCAGCGCTGAACAGATGCTTCTGCAGAAGGACGATCAGTCTGTTACAGCATGTAACAACACACTGACGTGTAATGTGTGAGAAAGAGGATGTGGCAATGTCCAAATCGTACATTAGGGATAAAAACGCTGAGGCTCTTCCTGTTTATACTTGTACAGAGAGGTATATCATGTGAATACCAAAAGTAGCATAATAGGATGTGTCTATGCATGTTTTGGCCAACTCACTGGAGGTGCGGCGGCAGACTCTGCTGCGTTTCCCATACCCCAAAGGGAAGTCGATATCTGGGGACATTGTATCTCAGTGACCACTGGGCAGCTTTCCTGACACCGCTGTACTTTGTCAGTATCTCCACCAACTGGATCTGCAGCTCGAGGTCATCCGCCACTACATACTGCACATTCATAAAGTGCACACAGATCATCAATCATCCTTTTCTTATTATTGATCCAGCCCCAAACCTCACAGTGCACATACAATGCAATCTCTATAGATcaacatgcacatacatacCTGTACATGGTCACACCAGTTCTCTTCTGTCATgcttttctaaaagaaaaataaacaaaaaaatctttttaacgATGACACATTTCACATCATATCCTTCTTCTCAGTGGCTGCTGGGTAATTTCAACTGGCCATTCCTACAAGTTCTTGCTGCCTATCCTATAGCctcactgtcagcttttgaatGTGACAGTATAttaattatctttatttattttgtctgaaaaCCACAAGCCCATGTCTGAAAATCTTTCTATATGTTTTTAGTCAAAACATTTGGTGTATCCTGCACTATAAACGAGGCTCCACTGGCATCCCTTAGAGCTTTAGCTTagtgtaaaaaatgtaatttagacTATAATGATATGTAATTAAGGCTGACATGTATATATAAAGCTATAATGCCAGATATGCAcagaaaaacttgaaaactgGGAATAAACACATCCCtgacaaaaattaaatttagtttagtCTGAACTGCATTTATGTTATAAGATGAATCCATCTTGTGCTGCTTTGATATGTTGGACATTGTGCATGTTTTACTATATCTGTTGTATATCATGTTTTATATATCAGTCACAGCTTATTTAACATCAGAATCATCTAGCAGAATAAATCCGAGGGCTCTGCATATATTACTATGGCAGCGTGGGAGCCAACAAGGGCTCGCCAAAACCTCAGGATTTAAATATCTCCaaattaaactttgttttttttttctcctccactgcATCACGCAAATAGctatcctctctctctctcgattggaaatcgattttctccagcatatATACGCTTTATGGGACAACAGGGTAATATGATGCAACAGGTCAACCGGAAAGTGGtatatcccgctgaaaagacacctagtgtgtaggaggaCCACACTTCATCTTGCGGGACCTGAAGTGGGCCTCCCACATTGATACTGTTAGAAAGAAGGCCCAGGAGAGGTTGTACTTTTTGCGTCCgctcaggaagttcaacctgccccaggGGCTGCTGATCATCGATTACTctgcaataatccagtctgtccttaCTGCATCTATTACGGTCTGGTTTAGATCAGCCatcagacaggacagggacagactgcagaggacaatcaggtctgcagagaggattATTGGTACtgtccttccctccatccaggacctgtaccggTCCAGGGTCACGGACTGGCTGGTCCGGGCTGGTAAAATCTCCCCTTAGGCCAGCGTTACAAAGCACTTTACGCCAAAACCACCTGGCACAAAAGTTTCTTTCCCCGGGCTGTTGCTCTAACGAaatctgagcagtcacagagcatGTGACCATTCCCAGTAACCACCTCATTACATTTCTGTACATActactgttcatattcatattcatgtttaTAACCTTTTTCAATTTGTGTTCATATTcaactgtatatactatatacagatgcatagatttatatacatataaatactatttttattctgaaagtctatttatgttgtacagtatttctatttttgcgtacagtttatatttttatgcttattcaagttttttttttttttattttattttcttgtaccattgagcaaagtgaccggaggCCAAGTGGTACAATATACCACGATTTATAAAGccgattctgattctgatgttcCCGTAACAACGGAAGGAGCATATGTTGGACACCAAGCAAGGCCGCTGCCTGCTCCATCACTTACCTCCACAAATCTCTTGTACATGAGGAAACGCAGAGAGTCCAGTCTCCTCTTGTGCAGAGCATTGGGACACAGGGCTGCGTGAAGAAGATAATGATCATTTCTGCCTTAGAAATACATTAAAACTATGCATGAAGAGATACACATGGCTACTACCTTGATCAATCTTGAATTTCTCCACAAGTCGTGCAATGTGTCTGATGAGCATTTTAGGCTGAGTCTGACTCACGCAGTTTTTGGACAGCGAGAGGGAAGGGAACCGCCTGTCGGTAGACACATGTTTAGAAAGTGGCAAACTGACACCAGCATGAATAGGTtgcaaaacattcatttaagcACCGTACCTCCTTATCTCTTCCACGCTGAAGTTGGGATGGCACCAAGAGTCTAGCAGTGCGACCAGTTGTCGCTCTAGATGCTTATGGCCTGTGACAAATGACTCTGCCAATGCCAACTTATCCTGCAAGATTAACGGCACGCAGATCTGTGGAAGAACGTTATTACGAGATTAAAAA encodes the following:
- the exd3 gene encoding exonuclease mut-7 homolog isoform X4, with product MSRTTSEAAAGLDPTVLSNQLFELWNQKDLQMLRVATLQGFSKLSDPLEALLTILESCPGKQKGRTHTLGHHVLMEFQTWIKEHPQVNLHSLSKQQAVALQKRALALLTDNQPTFVDGLVNIYQLSSLDPATLRLHIKELQAFGCYKMAAVLSTKLEIQTELDMEEICVPLILQDKLALAESFVTGHKHLERQLVALLDSWCHPNFSVEEIRRRFPSLSLSKNCVSQTQPKMLIRHIARLVEKFKIDQALCPNALHKRRLDSLRFLMYKRFVEKSMTEENWCDHVQYVVADDLELQIQLVEILTKYSGVRKAAQWSLRYNVPRYRLPFGVWETQQSLPPHLQQICMSNSGQTEGWVPSQSHCQKFYQVPLTRDKVHFVDTPESLQPCRSIVLKDGVTVGLDMEWQPTFGCILSQRVSLIQLAVSDQVFLLDLCATGFCQHPDTIRFIRDLFSERNILKLGYGTAGDLKCLSATWDQLLEEPLKMEGMLDLLSIHQKIQRSKINQPQNGPREVLVGENCAEKGLSLLVQQVLGRPLDKTEQMSNWEKRPLRISQIRYAVADAYCLLHVYSVLSSNPTCFGLPADLRSISSSQSETSKEKKQKGKQAKEALGKEECQGAQRGSPPCSDTEKGLLCGEKASEDIPPLPPQQLRVVCDNMLQGLGRYLRCLGVDVVMLENTDDHRVAAKHSLKVVSYSRVGSRSKVCVPRWARVAACPSTARKRPETRLFGSSDTSTSNPLPAIYSAAVRIFAGWRRRWPNTEGVLSTGRGEAR
- the exd3 gene encoding exonuclease mut-7 homolog isoform X2, which encodes MSRTTSEAAAGLDPTVLSNQLFELWNQKDLQMLRVATLQGFSKLSDPLEALLTILESCPGKQKGRTHTLGHHVLMEFQTWIKEHPQVNLHSLSKQQAVALQKRALALLTDNQPTFVDGLVNIYQLSSLDPATLRLHIKELQAFGCYKMAAVLSTKLEIQTELDMEEICVPLILQDKLALAESFVTGHKHLERQLVALLDSWCHPNFSVEEIRRRFPSLSLSKNCVSQTQPKMLIRHIARLVEKFKIDQALCPNALHKRRLDSLRFLMYKRFVEKSMTEENWCDHVQYVVADDLELQIQLVEILTKYSGVRKAAQWSLRYNVPRYRLPFGVWETQQSLPPHLQQICMSNSGQTEGWVPSQSHCQKFYQVPLTRDKVHFVDTPESLQPCRSIVLKDGVTVGLDMEWQPTFGCILSQRVSLIQLAVSDQVFLLDLCATGFCQHPDTIRFIRDLFSERNILKLGYGTAGDLKCLSATWDQLLEEPLKMEGMLDLLSIHQKIQRSKINQPQNGPREVLVGENCAEKGLSLLVQQVLGRPLDKTEQMSNWEKRPLRISQIRYAVADAYCLLHVYSVLSSNPTCFGLPADLRSISSSQSETSKEKKQKGKQAKEALGKEECQGAQRGSPPCSDTEKGLLCGEKASEDIPPLPPQQLRVVCDNMLQGLGRYLRCLGVDVVMLENTDDHRVAAKHSLKVVSYSRVGSRSKVCVPRWARVAACPSTARKRPETRLFGSSDTSTSNPLPAIYSAAVRHVTVISMWLFPRRIWPRCLKRRDICRMATTLAKH
- the exd3 gene encoding exonuclease mut-7 homolog isoform X5, translating into MSRTTSEAAAGLDPTVLSNQLFELWNQKDLQMLRVATLQGFSKLSDPLEALLTILESCPGKQKGRTHTLGHHVLMEFQTWIKEHPQVNLHSLSKQQAVALQKRALALLTDNQPTFVDGLVNIYQLSSLDPATLRLHIKELQAFGCYKMAAVLSTKLEIQTELDMEEICVPLILQDKLALAESFVTGHKHLERQLVALLDSWCHPNFSVEEIRRRFPSLSLSKNCVSQTQPKMLIRHIARLVEKFKIDQALCPNALHKRRLDSLRFLMYKRFVEKSMTEENWCDHVQYVVADDLELQIQLVEILTKYSGVRKAAQWSLRYNVPRYRLPFGVWETQQSLPPHLQQICMSNSGQTEGWVPSQSHCQKFYQVPLTRDKVHFVDTPESLQPCRSIVLKDGVTVGLDMEWQPTFGCILSQRVSLIQLAVSDQVFLLDLCATGFCQHPDTIRFIRDLFSERNILKLGYGTAGDLKCLSATWDQLLEEPLKMEGMLDLLSIHQKIQRSKINQPQNGPREVLVGENCAEKGLSLLVQQVLGRPLDKTEQMSNWEKRPLRISQIRYAVADAYCLLHVYSVLSSNPTCFGLPADLRSISSSQSETSKEKKQKGKQAKEALGKEECQGAQRGSPPCSDTEKGLLCGEKASEDIPPLPPQQLRVVCDNMLQGLGRYLRCLGVDVVMLENTDDHRVAAKLALAEGRVILTCGQPFQSLRSQVGEGRCLSLDCSEKARDQAIRVLRHFNVQPTPSDIFSRCQDICRMATTLAKH
- the exd3 gene encoding exonuclease mut-7 homolog isoform X6; this translates as MSRTTSEAAAGLDPTVLSNQLFELWNQKDLQMLRVATLQGFSKLSDPLEALLTILESCPGKQKGRTHTLGHHVLMEFQTWIKEHPQVNLHSLSKQQAVALQKRALALLTDNQPTFVDGLVNIYQLSSLDPATLRLHIKELQAFGCYKMAAVLSTKLEIQTELDMEEICVPLILQDKLALAESFVTGHKHLERQLVALLDSWCHPNFSVEEIRRRFPSLSLSKNCVSQTQPKMLIRHIARLVEKFKIDQALCPNALHKRRLDSLRFLMYKRFVEKSMTEENWCDHVQYVVADDLELQIQLVEILTKYSGVRKAAQWSLRYNVPRYRLPFGVWETQQSLPPHLQQICMSNSGQTEGWVPSQSHCQKFYQVPLTRDKVHFVDTPESLQPCRSIVLKDGVTVGLDMEWQPTFGCILSQRVSLIQLAVSDQVFLLDLCATGFCQHPDTIRFIRDLFSERNILKLGYGTAGDLKCLSATWDQLLEEPLKMEGMLDLLSIHQKIQRSKINQPQNGPREVLVGENCAEKGLSLLVQQVLGRPLDKTEQMSNWEKRPLRISQIRYAVADAYCLLHVYSVLSSNPTCFGLPADLRSISSSQSETSKEKKQKGKQAKEALGKEECQGAQRGSPPCSDTEKGLLCGEKASEDIPPLPPQQLRVVCDNMLQGLGRYLRCLGVDVVMLENTDDHRVAAKHSLKVVSYSRVGSRSKVCVPRWARVAACPSTARKRPETRLFGSSDTSTSNPLPAIYSAAVRVRLK
- the exd3 gene encoding exonuclease mut-7 homolog isoform X3, translating into MSRTTSEAAAGLDPTVLSNQLFELWNQKDLQMLRVATLQGFSKLSDPLEALLTILESCPGKQKGRTHTLGHHVLMEFQTWIKEHPQVNLHSLSKQQAVALQKRALALLTDNQPTFVDGLVNIYQLSSLDPATLRLHIKELQAFGCYKMAAVLSTKLEIQTELDMEEICVPLILQDKLALAESFVTGHKHLERQLVALLDSWCHPNFSVEEIRRRFPSLSLSKNCVSQTQPKMLIRHIARLVEKFKIDQALCPNALHKRRLDSLRFLMYKRFVEKSMTEENWCDHVQYVVADDLELQIQLVEILTKYSGVRKAAQWSLRYNVPRYRLPFGVWETQQSLPPHLQQICMSNSGQTEGWVPSQSHCQKFYQVPLTRDKVHFVDTPESLQPCRSIVLKDGVTVGLDMEWQPTFGCILSQRVSLIQLAVSDQVFLLDLCATGFCQHPDTIRFIRDLFSERNILKLGYGTAGDLKCLSATWDQLLEEPLKMEGMLDLLSIHQKIQRSKINQPQNGPREVLVGENCAEKGLSLLVQQVLGRPLDKTEQMSNWEKRPLRISQIRYAVADAYCLLHVYSVLSSNPTCFGLPADLRSISSSQSETSKEKKQKGKQAKEALGKEECQGAQRGSPPCSDTEKGLLCGEKASEDIPPLPPQQLRVVCDNMLQGLGRYLRCLGVDVVMLENTDDHRVAAKLALAEGRVILTCGQPFQSLRSQVGEGRCLSLDCSEKARDQAIRVLRHFNVQPTPSDIFSRCQSQIKVKVQAGWEWSEAHTPSPLGAKR